The sequence CGATATTACAACCGTAATGTAAATGTAAGAGAGTTTCACACTTATTTGCCTTCCACGCATACTtacaattgaaataaattttgcatTAATGATTGTAATTAAATGTAACGTTTAATTTAAAActgtcttctttattttttaatttggagcacatattataaatataaatatgtatataagaaGACTAATATTCATACATATACATGAATAAATTTGCAAGAAGATCATGCAAAAAAAAACAGTATAAGACAATACAGATACAAAATCTTGCGTGCAACAggtatttttaattatcttataCACACTTCATTGTTATAGAATTGGGCACGCATGTTTAATTTTCATGAAGTCGCCAAAACTTTACatttaactattattattactattacacAGAAATGATAACCATCGTTTAACCTTacaaaatctttcttttttctattgttGTTTAATATGCCACTAACATTAGTTCTAAATAAATAGTACATTAATACTAAATTAATAACTCACATACATGTGATTACGCATGCATTTAATCAAAGATCGTATTCATTTAACTGCAATTGGATTTTAAGAACTACTTGGATTTTGGATTGTTGTATGTAGTTCCGGAAATGACGAAGTTGTATATAACACGCCACTTTTATTTGTTTTGCGAAGATTTGGCGTTTCTAATTTCAGGGAGGGTCACATACGCGTTACCGCCCGACAAAGGGCACAGGAAATCAGTCATTGGCTCTCGCTGGCCTTTCAGTGAGTACCACTGATTTACAACGAACTCGGCTTGATGTTGACTTAGCTACGTTACAATAAACTTCGGAAATTAAGCGCGTTACTCAATTGGTTGGATGCGTAGCACACCATACATGACCATCCTCCCACCTCTCTCTCTgtatctctccctctctctctctctctctatctctctctctctctctctctctgtttaaTCCTCCCCTTTCTTTTCCACTCCTCtgtttttattcgttttacCAATTTATCCGCGTGTGATAGTCATAATTTTacatagtaattttatatagtcAGAGCttctctttcgttcattatgACGCCCGTAATGCTAAAATTTATGTGCTTCTCAAATGCTAAGTGATTCTTGTTAGGCAGTTGAAATGATTGCTTTTAAATGCTAAATGTGTATGTAATATCACTAGTATATAGAATTtaaacataatagtgcatgattAATTTTTGAACATGGAGCTTTGTACAGAGGCCATCTATCGGTGTGTTCAAGAACTATTACTATAATGTAAGATTCACTAACTCACAAAAACACCTAGAATATAAATTAgactatatatattttccatctTCATTTTTCATAATACATATGCAAATTTTTCACTTTCACGCTGTTATCGAAATATATAATCAGAGATCGATTTAGTACATGATTATAACCTTGAATGACCTTGTGTGGAGGTAATTGAACTTCTTTGAAAAGTGACGGTTACCgtacaaaagaaaagatataaaatattttgaaaatattaaagtgCCGTTGAGataatctttttcattttttgccgtgaacaattttttatcattcatttttaaattttcaaggcAATCATATCAATTACTTCACAGGGATCACCTCATCCAATTTCATTGTGTAATCAGTTTGCATAAGGATCGCAGTAGCGACATGGTTCTAAGGTTTCGatgaaaagaataattatttacgtGTCAGCGAAGCATGAGTAAGGGGAAGGCTTTACTTAAAAGTTTTAGCACTAGCAATGATTCGCCAGCGAAAGATCACTGGTTCATTGAGTATACGTTTAAATAAAACCAATTCTATGCAAAATCCAGATGAAGTGTGTCTCACGACtcctatgtatatgtatgtagttaAAGATTAGCGGGGAGGGGGAAACGAGGAATATCACAAAATGGCTTTATTGAGAAAattaagttttaatattttagtctACTAAAAAAGGAACAACATTCAACGAATTTATCTGCATTACTCACAAAATGAATCTTAAATCTTACTTAGACCTCgtaaaaaataaagattaataagatattaattatttttatccgtGTTTAGTTCCAATGCAGAGTGGCTATTACCTGTTTTTAAGCAGTACACcaaatttttaacattatcTTATGAGCATATTTAAGTGTAATCATTATGATTAGACAGTTCTTGTTTCTCAGTCTCAGTTACCAAACAAAATGTGCTATAAAATGCAAAATCACGAAAAATGGACAGTCCTCGTCTTTTCCCCTTACTCATCAGTTATATGCGGGAAATATACAAATCCTAGGCTAAATACACCACAATACAAATAATCCATACAAATGAATTTATCAAagagttttttctttttcgttattGCTGTTTAAGAATGGCTGAACAAAACGACGGTATACAACAAATACATCATCAATCGTGCGTTGTACAAAAGGCCGAAAGATGTCCCGCTCATTACGGTGTCGAATCATCACAGTTGTTTCGATGACCCAGGCATATGGGGTAAGTCTCTCGAATATAATTCAACAATTGCATCCCTTCGCATCGCACCGACCATTATCTGTGTTAAACATACAacaatattttatcgatattatttcTTATCTCCATGTTTGTGTTTTGTTAGCAAACATTTTACTGCCAATATCGATTGACAAATCGTTATCGAGACAACCAAACAATATGAATGACATGTATTGAATGGCAtgtatttttccttttgttaTCTATTCAAAGTATACTCTACTGATGAAACagtaaataaaatgtaacggatgatttatttttttacttcttcATTTTTCATGTGAATTAAATGACAGTTACTTTTTTACAACAAAAGTATTTCTTTTCTGCATGTGAAAAACAATATAGCGGAATATGCACATGCAACTTTTTTTCTAATAACCTTGAACAACCACTtcgattttacataaataatagcATTCAAGCATTATGCACAGCTTGTAAGTTCTAAACCGTTTTATTTGttcatattattaatgaaatagaTTTCCAGTTTGACTGAATAATTtagataacaataataacaatacgctatatctatgaaaaatttcatatttatattttatttgtttctaaaGTGCAGATGTTCATGTATCTGTAGAAAATTTAAGTGTAAAGTACACAGAATACAAATACTACAGTAAATCATAGAAAATGTCAAAATATAGTATTGATTATGATATTGGTTGGATGAGATGAGTCTTTGCttaagttttatttttttttttgtggtattcaaaagaatataaatttgcataaacatctgcatTCTATCTATGTCCATTATGTCAACAACCACCTCTGTTGTTTTGTTAAACACCAATTATTTAGATCCACATATATACCACATATGCATGTATAACCTCACACATTACGCGCATTCCCCTCTTCCTGAAACATATATAATCTTTTCTTCCTCAGAATGACCATCGATAAGCGATCGAATGAAAAAATTTAAGACAGAAAAATCTCTGAACTCATTTAGCGACCCTGGGCCTGAAGAGTCTGATGAATCGACGTAAGATGAGGTGGTCGCTCGCGGCCCACGACATTTGTTTCACAAAGACCTGGCATTCGTACTTCTTTATGTTGGGCAAATGCATTCCTGTGATCAGAGGTGGCGGCGTGTATCAAGAAGCTATAGATTTCTGCATCGAAAAATTGGCAGCCGGTGATTGGGTTCATGTCTTTCCCGAGGGAAAAGTAAACA comes from Bombus terrestris chromosome 7, iyBomTerr1.2, whole genome shotgun sequence and encodes:
- the LOC100651201 gene encoding tafazzin isoform X1 — translated: MVYDIKWIIPKLRNTGSLWNIASSITFVAVGIFSKIIIGRVTYALPPDKGHRKSVIGSRWPFKWLNKTTVYNKYIINRALYKRPKDVPLITVSNHHSCFDDPGIWATLGLKSLMNRRKMRWSLAAHDICFTKTWHSYFFMLGKCIPVIRGGGVYQEAIDFCIEKLAAGDWVHVFPEGKVNMFKDNMRLKWGVGRLILESPVTPLVIPIYHLGMDEVLPNEPPYRLKIRKKVTLNYGEPIDFTELLEQLRASKASEVEARKAITDRIQEELIKLKTITEELHKRS